The following proteins are encoded in a genomic region of Cervus elaphus chromosome 15, mCerEla1.1, whole genome shotgun sequence:
- the CALHM2 gene encoding calcium homeostasis modulator protein 2, translated as MAALIAENFRFLSLFFKSKDVMIFNGLVALGTVGSQELFTVVAFHCPCSPARNYLYGLAAIGVPALALFLIGVILNNHTWNLVAECQYRRTKNCSAAPNFLLLSSIVGRAAVAPVTWSVISLLRGEAYVCALSEFVNPYSLTVGERSFPLAHATEILARFPCGEGPANLSVFREEVSRRLKYESQLFGWLLIGVVAILVFLTKCLKHYCSPLSYRQEAYWAQYRANEDQLFQRTAEVHSRVLAANNVRRFFGFVALNKDDEELVAKFPVEGTQPRPQWNAITGVYLYRENQGLPLYSRLHKWAQGVLGNGVAPDHVEMSLLAS; from the exons ATGGCAGCCCTGATCGCAGAGAACTTCCGCTTCCTGTCACTCTTCTTCAAGAGCAAGGATGTGATGATTTTCAATGGGCTGGTAGCACTAGGCACGGTGGGCAGCCAGGAGCTGTTCACTGTGGTGGCTTTCCACTGCCCTTGCTCACCAGCCCGGAACTACCTGTATGGGCTGGCAGCCATTGGGGTGCCCGCCCTGGCACTCTTCCTCATTGGCGTCATCCTCAACAACCACACCTGGAACCTGGTTGCCGAGTGCCAGTACCGGAGGACCAAGAACTGCTCGGCTGCCCCCAACTTCCTCCTCCTAAGCTCCATCGTGGGCCGCGCGGCCGTGGCCCCCGTCACCTGGTCTGTCATCTCCCTGCTGCGTGGTGAGGCCTACGTCTGCGCTCTCAGTGAGTTCGTGAACCCCTATTCGCTCACGGTTGGAGAAAGGAGCTTCCCGCTAGcccatgccacagaaatcctggccAGGTTTCCATGTGGGGAGGGCCCTGCCAACCTGTCAGTCTTCCGGGAGGAGGTCAGCCGCAGACTCAAGTACGAGTCCCAG CTCTTCGGGTGGCTGCTTATCGGCGTGGTGGCCATCCTGGTGTTCCTGACCAAATGCCTCAAGCACTACTGCTCACCACTCAGCTACCGCCAGGAGGCCTACTGGGCGCAGTACCGCGCCAACGAGGACCAGCTGTTCCAGCGCACGGCCGAGGTGCACTCGCGGGTGCTGGCTGCCAACAACGTGCGCCGCTTCTTCGGCTTTGTGGCGCTCAACAAGGATGACGAGGAGCTGGTCGCGAAGTTCCCAGTGGAAGGCACACAGCCGCGGCCACAGTGGAACGCCATCACCGGCGTCTATCTGTACCGTGAGAACCAGGGCCTCCCACTCTACAGCCGCCTGCACAAGTGGGCCCAGGGTGTGCTGGGCAACGGCGTGGCCCCGGACCATGTAGAGATGTCCCTGCTTGCCTCCTGA
- the CALHM1 gene encoding calcium homeostasis modulator protein 1, whose amino-acid sequence MDKFRMIFQFLQSNQESFMNGICGIMALASAQMYSAFDFNCPCLPGYNAAYSAGILLAPPLVLFLLGLVMNNNVSMLAEEWKRPPGRRAKDPAVLRYMFCSMAQRALIAPVVWVAVTLLDGKCFLCAFCTAVPVSLLGNGSLVPGLPPPELARLLARVPCPEIYDGDWLLAREVAVRYLRCISQALGWSFVLLTTLLAFVVRSVRPCFTQAAFLKSKYWSHYIDIERKLFDETCTEHAKAFAKVCIQQFFEAMNHDLELGHAHGALAAGPTGSAAPAATEGVDEEREKLRGITDQGTMNRLLTSWHECKPPLRLGQDEPLVGNGWAGGGPRPSRKEVATYFSKV is encoded by the exons ATGGACAAGTTCCGGATGATCTTCCAGTTCTTGCAGTCCAACCAGGAGTCCTTCATGAATGGCATCTGCGGTATCATGGCCCTGGCCAGCGCCCAGATGTACTCCGCCTTCGACTTCAACTGCCCCTGCCTGCCAGGCTACAATGCTGCCTACAGCGCCGGCATCCTGCTGGCGCCGCCCCTGGTGCTCTTCCTGCTCGGCCTGGTCATGAACAACAACGTGTCCATGCTGGCCGAAGAGTGGAAGCGGCCGCCGGGCCGCCGGGCCAAGGACCCTGCCGTGCTGCGCTACATGTTCTGCTCCATGGCCCAGCGTGCCCTCATCGCGCCCGTCGTCTGGGTGGCCGTCACACTGCTCGACGGCAAGTGCTTCCTCTGTGCCTTCTGCACGGCGGTGCCCGTGAGCCTGCTGGGCAATGGCAGCCTGGTGCCTGGCCTGCCCCCACCCGAGCTCGCCCGCCTGCTGGCCCGGGTGCCCTGCCCTGAGATCTATGACGGCGACTGGCTGCTGGCCCGCGAGGTGGCCGTGCGCTACCTGCGCTGCATCTCGCAG GCCCTGGGCTGGTCCTTCGTGCTGCTGACCACACTGCTGGCATTTGTCGTGCGCTCTGTGCGGCCCTGCTTCACACAGGCTGCCTTCCTTAAAAGCAAGTACTGGTCCCACTACATCGACATTGAGCGCAAGCTCTTTGATGAGACATGCACGGAGCACGCCAAGGCCTTCGCCAAGGTCTGTATCCAGCAGTTCTTTGAGGCCATGAACCACGACCTGGAGCTGGGTCACGCCCATGGGGCGCTGGCTGCCGGCCCCACTGGCTCAGCTGCCCCTGCCGCCACAGAAGGGGTGGATGAGGAGAGGGAGAAGCTGCGTGGCATCACCGATCAGGGCACCATGAACAGGCTGCTCACAAGCTGGCATGAGTGCAAGCCGCCCCTGCGGCTGGGCCAGGACGAGCCACTGGTGGGCAacggctgggctgggggtgggccccGGCCTTCACGCAAGGAGGTGGCCACCTACTTCAGTAAAGTGTGA